From Acidobacteriota bacterium, one genomic window encodes:
- a CDS encoding dihydrofolate reductase family protein — protein GDLGQAVQQLKQEPGKGLLTGGVTLPLALAELGLIDEYEIVVHPRLAGHGPTLFAGLSKYVDLKLVSRLEFGSGAVALRYEPKR, from the coding sequence CGGGGATCTGGGGCAGGCGGTTCAGCAGCTCAAGCAGGAGCCGGGCAAGGGGCTGCTCACGGGCGGCGTGACGCTCCCGCTGGCGTTGGCGGAGCTGGGATTGATCGATGAGTACGAGATCGTGGTGCATCCCAGACTGGCGGGCCACGGGCCGACGTTGTTCGCGGGGCTATCGAAGTATGTTGATTTGAAGCTCGTGAGCCGACTGGAATTCGGCTCGGGGGCGGTGGCGCTGCGGTATGAGCCGAAAAGGTAG